Proteins from a genomic interval of Falco rusticolus isolate bFalRus1 chromosome 7, bFalRus1.pri, whole genome shotgun sequence:
- the TC2N gene encoding tandem C2 domains nuclear protein isoform X1 has product MATECIKNCCKWCFCMEKEKSDPVSMVQESEAVAASKPTIAEKPPLSSVSVKRQVGCSEDYLLSKLPLDGQEVPFVVPPFKLAYVQPKNLPSISHAGGIQESTRASFGDRKAELHSVYQWPHCDVYNPFYLEHRVSPDLIRRFPAKSDNRKLYGSVSDLRPSALPGSLDVSHSMFDLRSPPHRFMKRYDSLSSVPSSTSSRKDSQGSNRSLDTITLSGDERDFGRLNVKLCYVSSVEQIWITVLHCKDLSWPSSCGENPRICVKGILTLPKPVHFKSSAKEGCNDIEFMETFVFAIKLQSLQAVRLVFKIQIQTPRKKTIGGCSLALRDLSSEESSHWLDISPPSKAPVCRAELQVGTCFQAINRRIQVQILEAQNLPVPSTPLSSNFFVKVGMFTTEGMIYKKKTRLLKSTNGQVKWGEMMIFPVSQAEQGTGFLIKLYSRSSVRRKHFLGQVWISSDSSNSEAVEQWKDTIANPEKVVVKWYSIGPS; this is encoded by the exons ATGGCAACTGAATGTATAAAAAACTGCTGTAAATGGTGTTTCtgcatggaaaaagaaaaaagtgatc cagtttcCATGGTGCAGGAATCTGAAGCAGTAGCTGCAAGCAAGCCAACTATTGCAGAGAAGCCTCCATTGTCTTCAGTGTCAGTGAAGCGTCAAGTTGGCTGTTCAGAGGattatttgctttctaaactgCCCCTGGATGGTCAGGAGGTACCATTTGTGGTCCCTCCATTCAAATTGGCTTATGTACAGCCAAAGAACCTTCCTAGTATCTCACATGCTGGAGGGATTCAAg AATCTACCAGAGCCTCATTTGGTGACCGGAAAGCAGAACTGCACAGCGTGTACCAATGGCCCCACTGTGACGTCTACAACCCATTCTATTTGGAGCATCGGGTTTCGCCAGATCTGATTAGGCGCTTCCCAGCAAAATCAGATAATAGGAAATTATATGGATCAG tTAGTGATCTAAGACCTAGTGCTTTGCCTGGATCACTTGATGTAAGCCATTCAATGTTTGATCTCAGAAGCCCACCTCATCGATTCATGAAG agaTACGATTCATTGTCCAGTGTACCTAGCAGTACCTCTTCCAGGAAGGATTCGCAAGGCAGTAACAGGAGTCTGG ATACTATTACATTATCAGGTGACGAACGAGACTTTGGAAGACTGAATGTGAAGTTGTGTTATGTTTCTTCTGTAGAACAGATTTGGATCACAGTTTTACAT TGCAAAGACCTGAGCTGGCCTTCTAGCTGTGGGGAGAATCCTCGTATCTGCGTCAAGGGAATTCTCACACTGCCCAAACCAGTGCATTTCAAATCTTCTGCCAAGGAAGGCTGCAAC gaTATTGAATTTATGGAAACTTTTGTATTTGCTATTAAACTGCAAAGCCTGCAGGCTGTCAGATTGGTATTTAAAATCCAGATACAGACTCCCAGGAAAAAAACGATTGGAGGGTGCTCCTTGGCACTACGGGACCTCAGCTCGGAGGAGTCAAGTCATTGGCTGGATATATCTCCTCCTTCCAAAGCACCT GTGTGCCGTGCAGAACTTCAAGTAGGAACTTGTTTTCAAGCAATAAACAGGAGGATACAGGTACAGATACTTGAAGCACAAAATCTTCCAGTTCCATCTACACCACTGTCTTCAA ATTTCTTTGTGAAAGTTGGGATGTTTACTACAGAAGGGATGATCTATAAGAAGAAGACTCGTCTTCTGAAGTCCACTAATGGCCAAGTGAAGTGGGGAGAAATGATGATTTTTCCAGTTAGCCAAGCTGAACAAGGAACTGGCTTTCTCATCAAGCTCTACAGCAGAAGCTCAGTGAGAAGAAAACACTTCCTGGGACAG GTCTGGATAAGTTCTGACAGCAGTAACAGTGAAGCAGTAGAGCAATGGAAAGATACTATTGCCAACCCTGAAAAAGTTGTTGTTAAATGGTACAGCATTGGTCCATCTTGA
- the TC2N gene encoding tandem C2 domains nuclear protein isoform X2, with amino-acid sequence MATECIKNCCKWCFCMEKEKSDLSMVQESEAVAASKPTIAEKPPLSSVSVKRQVGCSEDYLLSKLPLDGQEVPFVVPPFKLAYVQPKNLPSISHAGGIQESTRASFGDRKAELHSVYQWPHCDVYNPFYLEHRVSPDLIRRFPAKSDNRKLYGSVSDLRPSALPGSLDVSHSMFDLRSPPHRFMKRYDSLSSVPSSTSSRKDSQGSNRSLDTITLSGDERDFGRLNVKLCYVSSVEQIWITVLHCKDLSWPSSCGENPRICVKGILTLPKPVHFKSSAKEGCNDIEFMETFVFAIKLQSLQAVRLVFKIQIQTPRKKTIGGCSLALRDLSSEESSHWLDISPPSKAPVCRAELQVGTCFQAINRRIQVQILEAQNLPVPSTPLSSNFFVKVGMFTTEGMIYKKKTRLLKSTNGQVKWGEMMIFPVSQAEQGTGFLIKLYSRSSVRRKHFLGQVWISSDSSNSEAVEQWKDTIANPEKVVVKWYSIGPS; translated from the exons ATGGCAACTGAATGTATAAAAAACTGCTGTAAATGGTGTTTCtgcatggaaaaagaaaaaagtgatc tttcCATGGTGCAGGAATCTGAAGCAGTAGCTGCAAGCAAGCCAACTATTGCAGAGAAGCCTCCATTGTCTTCAGTGTCAGTGAAGCGTCAAGTTGGCTGTTCAGAGGattatttgctttctaaactgCCCCTGGATGGTCAGGAGGTACCATTTGTGGTCCCTCCATTCAAATTGGCTTATGTACAGCCAAAGAACCTTCCTAGTATCTCACATGCTGGAGGGATTCAAg AATCTACCAGAGCCTCATTTGGTGACCGGAAAGCAGAACTGCACAGCGTGTACCAATGGCCCCACTGTGACGTCTACAACCCATTCTATTTGGAGCATCGGGTTTCGCCAGATCTGATTAGGCGCTTCCCAGCAAAATCAGATAATAGGAAATTATATGGATCAG tTAGTGATCTAAGACCTAGTGCTTTGCCTGGATCACTTGATGTAAGCCATTCAATGTTTGATCTCAGAAGCCCACCTCATCGATTCATGAAG agaTACGATTCATTGTCCAGTGTACCTAGCAGTACCTCTTCCAGGAAGGATTCGCAAGGCAGTAACAGGAGTCTGG ATACTATTACATTATCAGGTGACGAACGAGACTTTGGAAGACTGAATGTGAAGTTGTGTTATGTTTCTTCTGTAGAACAGATTTGGATCACAGTTTTACAT TGCAAAGACCTGAGCTGGCCTTCTAGCTGTGGGGAGAATCCTCGTATCTGCGTCAAGGGAATTCTCACACTGCCCAAACCAGTGCATTTCAAATCTTCTGCCAAGGAAGGCTGCAAC gaTATTGAATTTATGGAAACTTTTGTATTTGCTATTAAACTGCAAAGCCTGCAGGCTGTCAGATTGGTATTTAAAATCCAGATACAGACTCCCAGGAAAAAAACGATTGGAGGGTGCTCCTTGGCACTACGGGACCTCAGCTCGGAGGAGTCAAGTCATTGGCTGGATATATCTCCTCCTTCCAAAGCACCT GTGTGCCGTGCAGAACTTCAAGTAGGAACTTGTTTTCAAGCAATAAACAGGAGGATACAGGTACAGATACTTGAAGCACAAAATCTTCCAGTTCCATCTACACCACTGTCTTCAA ATTTCTTTGTGAAAGTTGGGATGTTTACTACAGAAGGGATGATCTATAAGAAGAAGACTCGTCTTCTGAAGTCCACTAATGGCCAAGTGAAGTGGGGAGAAATGATGATTTTTCCAGTTAGCCAAGCTGAACAAGGAACTGGCTTTCTCATCAAGCTCTACAGCAGAAGCTCAGTGAGAAGAAAACACTTCCTGGGACAG GTCTGGATAAGTTCTGACAGCAGTAACAGTGAAGCAGTAGAGCAATGGAAAGATACTATTGCCAACCCTGAAAAAGTTGTTGTTAAATGGTACAGCATTGGTCCATCTTGA
- the TC2N gene encoding tandem C2 domains nuclear protein isoform X3, which translates to MVQESEAVAASKPTIAEKPPLSSVSVKRQVGCSEDYLLSKLPLDGQEVPFVVPPFKLAYVQPKNLPSISHAGGIQESTRASFGDRKAELHSVYQWPHCDVYNPFYLEHRVSPDLIRRFPAKSDNRKLYGSVSDLRPSALPGSLDVSHSMFDLRSPPHRFMKRYDSLSSVPSSTSSRKDSQGSNRSLDTITLSGDERDFGRLNVKLCYVSSVEQIWITVLHCKDLSWPSSCGENPRICVKGILTLPKPVHFKSSAKEGCNDIEFMETFVFAIKLQSLQAVRLVFKIQIQTPRKKTIGGCSLALRDLSSEESSHWLDISPPSKAPVCRAELQVGTCFQAINRRIQVQILEAQNLPVPSTPLSSNFFVKVGMFTTEGMIYKKKTRLLKSTNGQVKWGEMMIFPVSQAEQGTGFLIKLYSRSSVRRKHFLGQVWISSDSSNSEAVEQWKDTIANPEKVVVKWYSIGPS; encoded by the exons ATGGTGCAGGAATCTGAAGCAGTAGCTGCAAGCAAGCCAACTATTGCAGAGAAGCCTCCATTGTCTTCAGTGTCAGTGAAGCGTCAAGTTGGCTGTTCAGAGGattatttgctttctaaactgCCCCTGGATGGTCAGGAGGTACCATTTGTGGTCCCTCCATTCAAATTGGCTTATGTACAGCCAAAGAACCTTCCTAGTATCTCACATGCTGGAGGGATTCAAg AATCTACCAGAGCCTCATTTGGTGACCGGAAAGCAGAACTGCACAGCGTGTACCAATGGCCCCACTGTGACGTCTACAACCCATTCTATTTGGAGCATCGGGTTTCGCCAGATCTGATTAGGCGCTTCCCAGCAAAATCAGATAATAGGAAATTATATGGATCAG tTAGTGATCTAAGACCTAGTGCTTTGCCTGGATCACTTGATGTAAGCCATTCAATGTTTGATCTCAGAAGCCCACCTCATCGATTCATGAAG agaTACGATTCATTGTCCAGTGTACCTAGCAGTACCTCTTCCAGGAAGGATTCGCAAGGCAGTAACAGGAGTCTGG ATACTATTACATTATCAGGTGACGAACGAGACTTTGGAAGACTGAATGTGAAGTTGTGTTATGTTTCTTCTGTAGAACAGATTTGGATCACAGTTTTACAT TGCAAAGACCTGAGCTGGCCTTCTAGCTGTGGGGAGAATCCTCGTATCTGCGTCAAGGGAATTCTCACACTGCCCAAACCAGTGCATTTCAAATCTTCTGCCAAGGAAGGCTGCAAC gaTATTGAATTTATGGAAACTTTTGTATTTGCTATTAAACTGCAAAGCCTGCAGGCTGTCAGATTGGTATTTAAAATCCAGATACAGACTCCCAGGAAAAAAACGATTGGAGGGTGCTCCTTGGCACTACGGGACCTCAGCTCGGAGGAGTCAAGTCATTGGCTGGATATATCTCCTCCTTCCAAAGCACCT GTGTGCCGTGCAGAACTTCAAGTAGGAACTTGTTTTCAAGCAATAAACAGGAGGATACAGGTACAGATACTTGAAGCACAAAATCTTCCAGTTCCATCTACACCACTGTCTTCAA ATTTCTTTGTGAAAGTTGGGATGTTTACTACAGAAGGGATGATCTATAAGAAGAAGACTCGTCTTCTGAAGTCCACTAATGGCCAAGTGAAGTGGGGAGAAATGATGATTTTTCCAGTTAGCCAAGCTGAACAAGGAACTGGCTTTCTCATCAAGCTCTACAGCAGAAGCTCAGTGAGAAGAAAACACTTCCTGGGACAG GTCTGGATAAGTTCTGACAGCAGTAACAGTGAAGCAGTAGAGCAATGGAAAGATACTATTGCCAACCCTGAAAAAGTTGTTGTTAAATGGTACAGCATTGGTCCATCTTGA